The following is a genomic window from Paenibacillus sp. FSL R5-0766.
TCCACACATTGCCCCGCAGGGGACGTATGATCGGAATGATCCGGAATGGTGGACAGCAGGTTTCTGGCCTGGATTGTTATGGCTTGTCTATGGGGATGCTCCTGAAAGTGAAGCGGCGGCTTCGCTACATCGCATTGCCGAAAGCTGTGAGCGGCAACTGGAAGGTTGTCTGCGTGATCCCGAATCGGTGGATCACGATCTGGGGTTCATCTGGCTGCTTAGTGGCGTAGCCAACTACCGCCAGACGGGCAGCATGGATGGACGGCGGCGTGGCATGCTTGCCGCCAACCTGCTCGCTGCCCGCTTCCACGTGCGCGGTGAGTTCATCCGCGCCTGGAATTTCAGCTCGTCAGCAATGGATACGCGCGGCGTAGCCATCATTGACAGCATGATGAACCTGCCGCTGCTCTACTGGGCATCCGAGCAGAGCGGCGACCCTCGCTTCCGCTGGCTGGCGGAAGCACATGCGGACACCGTGGCGCGCGAATTCATCCGCGCTGACGGGTCCATCTGCCACGTGGTGGAGTTTGATCCACACACGGGGCAGAAGTTGCGAGAGCATGGCGGACAGGGCCATGCTCCAGGTTCCGCCTGGGCGCGGGGTACCGCCTGGGCGCTGCACGGGTTTGCGCTGTCTTTCCGGTATACGGGCGAAGCCCGATATCTGGAGACAGCGGAGCGTGCGGCCGATTTCTTCCTCGCCATGCTTGGCGAAGAGATCGTGCCGGTGTGGGATTTCCGCGCACCTGCGGAACATCAGGTGGCGTGGGACTCGTCCGCTGCGGCGATTGCCGCGAGCGGGTTGCTTGAGCTGGCGAAGCTGTCGCCACGCGGGGAAACCTATGCTGCCGCGGGAGAGCGTATTGTCCGCGGCTTGCATGAGCACTATAGCTCCGGCGATTCGGCAGCGGAAGAAGGTCTGATCATGCAGGGAACGGTGCATTACCCGGAAGGGCGAGGGTTGAATGTGCCGATTATATACGGCGATTATTTCTATATGGAAGCGCTGGCGAAGCTGCGTGGACATGCGGGGTTATTTTAAAAGAAGAATTGAGAACTATGCACAAGAGGAACTGAGGTTGAGAACGGATTAGTAAGGTCTAGTGTTATGAGCCTTTGAGTTGTTAGCAAACCATCATCACCTGTCCGCGTGCGGCTGTCTCCAGTATTAGGAACAATATCCCTTCTATTGGAGGCAGAGCACACCTAAGGGTAATCTTGAAATAGACGAGTCAAGTGCGGCGGACAGGCAGATGATGTACATAAGTAAAGGAAGACGAATGAAGAACCTAACATATGAATATCTCATTCCTTACGGTTGAATATTCATTCTTATGGGTCCAGTTGGGGTGCAGACTTAGCTATGCTTTACTGAAAGAATCGATTTTCACTTCGAAGGCGTGCGTCTCAGGATGACAAAGTCGGCAGAAGATTGATCTGGATAGCGCTGCGGAATAATCTCATGAACTTTGAAATCAGGGTAGTCGAAGAGATATTCGAACAGATTACGGTCCTGGATTGTATCAATCCCCGGGTTGCCGTTTTCTTTCAAACGGGTGTAAAGCACCACCCATGCTGTTGAGGAGTGCAGAATATCATAGAGGGTGTTCCGAAAATCTGTTTCATCGGTGATGTGATATAACACATCCAGACAGACCGTCAGATCGGCTTGCAGGAAACCTCGGTTAATCCATAGGCCTGGTGTATACAGCATGAAACTCTTGGAAGAATCCTTGGCAAATTGGGATGCACAACGTTTTACTGAAGAAGCCGCTACATCCACGCCGAGGTAGTCCTCATAATTCATGTATTGCAACTGGTTGCCATCCCCACATCCAAACTCAATGACACGATGAATCCCTTCACGTTGAATCAGTCCGTTCACGACCTCGGCCTTGAATTCAGCCAAAACCCCGTATGAACCCCTGCCAGAAGTTTCACCCGAACGATATGTTTCCTCCCAATACCCGATGTAATCAAAAGGCTGATGCATTATGTTTCCTCCAATCCTGTTAAAAGAAGTTCAAGACAGTCAATATACATAGGTATGCGCAATATTCGCGGGTATGATCGGTTGAAACAGGAATAGAAGATAAATTAATTTCCATAGAATTCCCTGAAAATTTCCTGAAAGTCTAAACATCTGGAAAGAACTTGCCGACATAAAACATAAGGAAAAAAATGATGATAATCGGGGGGAAATGATGTTAAAGCCAAGATTGACCAAGTACATGGTGATGATGCTGGTGTTGATGCTGAGTATTTCCAACGTAGGCTTGGCCGCTGCGGCAGACAAAGAACTGTCCAAAATTGTGGTTTCCAAGAATGAAATGTCGCTCGAAGTTGGTGATTCCAGTTCCGTTACAGTGACAGGTGTATATTCTGATAATACATCGACAAACGTAACGATCAGTTCATCCTGGAGTACCAGTGATACTTCGATAGCAACTGTATATAATGGCGCAATTACAGCCAAAAAGGAAGGTACAGCAACGATTACCGCAGCGTATCAGGGCCAAACTCAGACCGTTCAAGTGAAAGTAACGAAGAAGGTCAAAGCCCTTTCGAAAAACGTGCAAAGTCTGGATTTGCGCACGGGAGATACGAAAGATATCGTTTTGACAGCAACATATAGTGACAATACCACAAGTGAAAAGGCATCCGAGACTGCAGAATGGTCTACCAGTGATGAGAAGGTTGCTACCGTTGTGAATGGTAAAGTAACTGGACAAAGCGCGGGTACGGCAGTTATTACTGCGAAAGTTGGCAGCCAAAGCGTGACGGTGGATGTTAACGTTGAAGTGGTTAAACGTGTAGATGTAGATAAACAGCAAGTTAATCTGTTGTTGAATAAAAGTGAAAGTGTGAAAGTGACGGCTACGTACCCAGATGGCACAACCAAAGATGTAACCGATCTGGCGGAGTGGACATCCAGCAATGAGAAGGTCGCAGACGTGCTCAAAGGCGAAATTACAGGTTACTCTGCAGGTTCTGCCAAGATCACAGCCAAATACGGTACGAAATCAGTTTCCGTTGACGTGGATGTAGATCTGACCAGCAAGCTGAGTGTGGAGAAACAAAGTATTTTCTTCCGTTTGAGCGAGACATCCAAAACGGCTAATGTCGTTGTAACGGCTTCTTATCCAAACAGTAGCGATGTGAATGTAACGGATCAAGCAACATGGACATCCAGCAACGAGAAGGTTGCAACGGTATTCAAGGGACAGATCACAGCCATTAGCGCAGGTTCAACAACGATCAAAGCCACTTACAGTGGCAAAACCGTAGAAGTTGCTGTGGATGTAGATACGGCAAGATATTTGGATATCAAAGATGTAAATGACAAACTCGCCATGAGTGTTACGGGTGATAACAAGTCCAAGACATTGGTAGCTAATGCCGAATATATCGATGCGAGTACGGAGAATGTAACTTCCAAAGCAACATGGACTTCAAGCAATGCAGATGTTGTATATGTATCCAACGGCGATCTGATCGCATACAAATCCGGTACGGCTACGATCACTGTAGCTTATGGTGGTAAAACGGTTAAATTCACAGTGAATGTAGACGTAGCAGACAAGTATGAGATGGATAAGAAAAAAGCATCGGTAGCCGTTGGTGGAACGACTTCGGCCAAAGTGCTGGCGTTGTATGGTGAAACATCCAAAGATGTATCCGAAGATGCAACCTGGAGCAGCAGTAGCGACAAAATCGCTGAGGTAGATAGCAACGGGGTTATCACAGGTGTTGCCACAGGTAAGGCAACCATCACAGCGAAGATTGAAGGCAAAACACTGACTCTACCTGTTGAAGTAGGTATGGCTAGTGGACTGGAAGCAGATGTGAATTTTGTTGTTCTGTCTGCCAAAGAAACTCAGACGATCCTTCTAACAGGTACGGATGAGGACGGCAACACGTTGGATGTAACATCCGAAGCAACCTGGAAATCCAGCAATGCACGTGTAGCGGATGTGAAAAAAGGTGTGATCACAGGTAACAGCAGTGGTAAAGCCAACATCACAGCCGAATACGGCTCCAAAAAAGTGACCATTCAGGTTGAAGTGGATGTCATCTCACGTATTGAAGCTTCCGAGCCAGCTATTTCCCTGAAATCAGGCGATACAGCTGATCTGACGGTAACGGCTATCTTGAGCGACGGTAGCGAGCGTGATGTTTCTGACAAAGCTGAATGGAAAACGAACAGCTACAAAGTAGCTCAAGTGACCAAAGGTAAAGTCAAAGCTACAGGTTCAGGTAAAGCCAAAATCACAGCCAAATACGGTAGCAAGTCTGTAACGATTGCTGTAGAGGTGGATACACTGAAATATTTGCAGACGGATAAAGTAACGTTGACCATGAAACCTGGTGAAAAGGTAACCGTGGCTGCAACTGCAACGTATGCCGATGGCAGTGAAGCTAATGTATCCAAACCGGCTCTCTGGAAATCTTCCCGTATTGCAACAGCATCGGTGAAAGATGGTATTATTCAGGCGAACGGCAAAGGTAAGGCAACAATTACGGTGACATTTGCAGGTGTGAAAACCAAAGTAACGGTAGTGGTTGAAGCGAAGTAATTGCTTTTCCAAATGTGAGTGTGAAATGCGTAAATAAAAACGGTGATGCCCAGCTTAATAGCGGGTATCACCGTTTTTTTTGTATATAACCTAATCTAAAAAAAGAAACGTCCAGAACCCTTGCATACACCACTTTATTACAGATGTATATCCAAGAGATTCTGTGACGTTCCCTGTATGTTTGTATAACTACATCGTGTGAGACAATACCAGCGCACCATAGGCAAAAGCGATCACGATCAGAATGGCCGGATGCAGCTTGGTCTTGGTCATGACCCAGAGCGAGATGCCTGCTATGATCAACGTCTGCCAGATGCCGATGGAATCAGTGGATAGCTGCCCAAATTCCCATGTAAGCAGAATCATGAGTACGGCGATAACAGGCTGCACGAGTAGGGTCATGCCTTTGACTTTTGGTGACGTGCGATGTTTGTTCAACAGACGAAGTAATATAATTAGTGCGGTTGCGGAAGGTACGATTGTGGCAAAACTTGCGATAAATGCCCCAAACCAGCCTGCCACGTGATACCCGACAAATGCAGCAATTTTGGTTGCAATCGGGCCGGGAAGGGCGTTACCAATCGCCAGTACATCACCGAATTGCTCTGTGGTCATCCATTGGTAATGGTTCACAATCTCTTCCTGCATAAGCGGAATGGAAGCCGGACCGCCCCCATATCCCAAGATGTTCGCTACGAAAAATCCCCAAAATAATTCCCACCAGGTCTGGAGCATCCTTAGGACACCCCCTTATCGGACTCGCCTTTGGACTTGAAGCGCTGAACCAGATCCAGATGGAAGACACCATATCCCAGGAAAACCGCGATCACAATCCCTGGATGGATATCCAGCAGCTGCAATAGTACAAAGGCAATTACGCCGAATAGGGCGGCAAAAACTTTACCGAGTCCCTTCCAGGCTTTCATGGCAAATTCATAAGCCATCATGCCCAGCATGACAAAAATGACCGGCCGCACGGCGGCTACCATGCCTGCTACCACTTTCGACTCGCGTAGCGCATACATGGAACCGAGCAGAGCAATAATGGCAATACTTGTCGGCAAAATATGAGCGAGTACGGACACAATCGCGCCCAGCACACCTTTCGTTTTATAACCGAGATATGCAGCCATCTTGGTCGCGATGGGACCCGGCAGGGCATTGGCGATAGCCAAAATCTCGCCGAACTCCTCATCACTCACCCACTTGTAACGTGTAACGGCTTCGTAACGGATCAACGGGATAACCGAAGGACCACCGCCGTATCCGAGAATTCCGGTTCGTACCATTCCGATCACGAGACCTTTGTAATCTTTCCAACCCATGCTGATTTCCTCCTAGAGTCTCATGCCCATCCGGCTTTTATAGCGTTTCAACAACAGCTGTGATTCGACTTTGACGATACCCGGCATCTTATAGAGCTTCTCCAGCAAGAACTGCTCCATCTCTTCCATATCCGCAAAAATACCGTGCATGTGCAGGGTACTTGGGCCTGTCATATGATAAAGGCTGGTGACGGCTGGCTCTTCATCCAGTTTCTCAGCGACTTCATCCAGGAAGGGCGGTTCAACATCGACATTGAAAAAAGCCGAGACCTGAAGCCCAACTTTGCCAGGGTTGATCACAACGGTGAAGCGTTCGATGATTCCTTTTTCGGATAACGCATTAATGCGCGCCTGAACGGCCACACGTGACAACCCGATCTGTGTACCCAGGTCCGTATAGGATATCCGGCTGTTGTGGTGAAGCGCGGCGATGATTTTGCGATCCATCTCGTCCAGATTGTACATTTGCGGAATTTCTCCTCCTTTGGAGGAGCGTTTCTCTGACATGTTGACCATCCTTTTCCTTCGCTATATGAAATGAACAATAAAATTTTACTAAATATACAATGTGTATGTGGCATTCATAGTTTAATGACGAATCGTAACTGGAGTCAATCTATTTATCATGATTATTGAATTTAACCGATTTTGAGCCTTCATTTTGTCATTTTGACCAATTGGAAATAAAAAGACCACTCGCACAGTCCAATAGCGAGCAGCCGTTAAATAATAGATAAGCTGGAGTAAAGCGCAAAGTGTGATACGAAGCATGTCCGGTTATCCCTGTGCTGTCTTGGGCAGTAAAAGGGTAACGGTTGTCCCTTCGCCAGGCTCGGAAGACACTCTTAACGTTCCCCCTGCGCCACGAGCACGCTCTTCCATACTGAACAATCCAACACCATTACCAGCGGTTGCTTCGCTAAATCCGGCACCCTGGTCTTCAATAATAACCATCGTCATGTCCTCAGCGTCTTCTATAGTAACACGTGCCTCGGCAACATCGGCATACTTTGCGACATTGGTTAAGGCTTCCTGAATAATCCGGTAGATGGCTATCTCCCGGTTCATTTCCAATCGTTTGCGCAAATTACATTCCAGATCAACTTCGATCCCGTAGTGACGGGTGTAATTCTCGATATACGTACGAATCGCCGGAACAACACCCAGGTCATCCAGAACGGATGGCCTCAGCTCCCATGCCATACCACGTACATCTTCCATGATGCCCGTGACCTGTTTCCGGAGTGCTTCGACGCCCGGTTGAGGCTGATCTGCCAGTAGCCGGTCCATCTGGATCACCAGAGAGAAGAGACTCTGTCCAATCCCGTCATGCAGTTCACGCGAGATCCGGCGTCGTTCCTCTTCCTGAATGTTCATCACTTGGGACATCATCTTTTGCAATTCGCCTTCGACAGATTTCAGCTTGGTTACCTCACTACGTACAGCCAGATATTGATATGGCTCGCCGTCGTTATCAAGGAAAGGCACGATGGTGGTGTTGACCCAATAATAACTGCCGTCTCTGGCCCGATTACGAATCTCCCCGTTCCATACCTTACCTGAAGATATCGTGTCCCACAGGTTTTTCATAAAGTTTTTGCCATGGTATCCAGAATTAATGATTCGGTGATCCTTACCAATCAGTTCCTCGCGCTCATACTGCGAGATTTCACAGAATTTATCATTCACATATTGGATTTTCCCTTTGCGGTCCGTGAGGGCAACAATAGAGGACTCATCCAGAGCAAACTTCAGATCACTTAGTTGATGCAGGGAACCCTTCAACCTGCTGCGGAATTCATCATCTGTAATGTGATTATCGATTTCGTTCAGCAGGAGGCGTACAGGCTGGTCTGCGAGTCCACTTAATCTGTTCTTGCGTGCACTACTCAAAGTTCAGCAACCCCTTTTTCATGGCAAACTTCACCAGTTCCGGTCGTGTACGCAGGCCAAGTTTCTCCATCAGATTGCTTTTGTGGGATTCGACCGTTTTGACACTGATGATCAGATGTTCGGCGATTTCCTTGTTGGCGTATCCTTTGGCGATCCAGGACAAAATCTCTTTCTCCCGCTCGGATAACGTGTCATACGGTCCAGCGTTTTCCTGTTTGGCTTTGTCCAGGTATTCACTCATCAGCCGCTTGGTTGCACTGGGGTACAGATAGGCGCTACCCTCTGCTACGGAACGAATCGCAGCAAGCAATTCTTCATGCGGCGCACTTTTGAGGATATACCCGGATGCTCCTGCATGGATGGCGCGGAACAGATATTCTTCATCGTCATGCATGGTTAGTATCAAAATGGAGACATCCGGCATCAATTTCTTCAATTCAGCGGTAGCGGTCAGACCGTCTTTGCCTGGCGGCATGCTGAAATCCATCAAGACCACATCTGGTTTCAACTCTTGAGCCTTGGCAATGGCTTCATCGCCATCTGCGGCATCTCCAACGATATGTATATCATTCTTTCCTTCAAGTAAGGCGATCAGCCCGGAACGTACGACAACATGGTCGTCTACAACTAATAGTTGAATCACATGATTTCCCCCTGTCCGCTTCCTTAGTTCTATCTATATCATAACAAAAAAAGAAGCCATTCAGAGCTTTAATCTCCGAATAGCTTCTCTCACGCTAGTTCAAACTTTTATCCAAACACCTTCGGCCGAAGATGTAGAGCGATTTGCTCCGTCTGCCGGATCATATCCGGTGAGAAGGTGCAAGGCAGTCTGCTGCCAACGAGCAGCACGGCACCAGGCACGCTTCCTTCCTGGAACACAGGTACCGCTATGGCACTTACCAGCCGCTCAGCAAGCATTAACGGGCAGCGACCGGGGGTGTGCTCCCCGGTGGATTGTGCACCAGATCGGGCTGTACGCCCGGTCCGAAGGGCTGTGCCTACCAGATCTTGTCCGGGGCGCATTTCCATGCGTTTCACCCGTTCATTACTAGCCCCAGAGGTATACTTCCAACGTAGCATCGTACCGTTCAGACAGGCAAGTCCACAGAAGTCGCTGAATGTGTTCAGGCGCAGGCCGTCGATCATCTCCTGAATGCCAGATGGCAGTTCATCATGCATGAGAGGACACTTCCTTTTTCGAAATTATAACGTACGTAACGTTTAATTATTATCATTAACCTTTCAGGATCATCTTAAAGTAAGGGTATTACAATGTTAATTCTATTGTAGACCCATTCACGTACGTTGTAATTCAGGGAAAACCCCTATTTCCGTTCCGTAATCTACTGAACTTGGGCAGTGGAGGACTCCTGAGTCAGGTACACCAAGGGATTGAAGAAATACGAAGGATGAGGCATATCGGTGAAATGTGACTTTTCTCACAGCAAATTCAGGGAGTTTCTTGTCAATGATCAGGTAATCCCCCGATAACCCTGAAGCTACTTTCGCGGTATGATGGATACATAAGGAATCACCGAGGGGGACGAAGGTTATGGGTACAGTATTTGTAGAAAGAACAACCCAAAGAGCAGAGCAGAAACAAACGGAGGCGGGCAAAATGACACGAGAAACAGGCGGAATCCTTTCGTTCGTTACATCTGAGCAATGGGGCCTGATTGAAGCGAAAATGCAACCCAAACGGGTAAAGTCGGGGTATAGTCTCTTTCTCGAAGGCGATGAAGCCGGATATCTGTACTACATTCGTTCGGGACGAGTGAAAATGACCAAGTCGACGGAGGATGGCAAGGAAATTATTTTATCCATTCAGCAAAGCGGCGATCTCATCGGTGAATTCGGCGGCATCGGCGGAATGAATCATAGCTACAGTGCAGAGATGGCGGAAAAAGGGGAGCTGGCCATTATCTCGCTTAGCGATCTGGAAAGTATACTCAGCAAACATGGCGACCTTGCCCTGAAATTCTTGCAATGGATGGCGCTGTCGCAGCGGATTACCCAGTCGAGATTCCGTGATTTGTTGCTCTATGGCAAGGCGGGTGCGCTCGCTTCGACACTGATCCGTGCCAGCAATTCGTATGGTAGGGTTACACCGGATGGTATTGTGCTGGACATGAAGCTGAACCATACCGATCTTGCCGAGATGATTGGAGCTACCCGGGAGAGCGTAACGCGGATGCTGGGGGCATGGAAGGAACAAGGTACGCTGGATATGATGGACGGCAAACTGATGATTCGTGACCTGGCAGCCCTGCGTTGTATGTGTGGATGTCCTACATTCCCGAGCTGTCCGGTAGAGCTGTGCCGGTTGTAACATAGCTTGTTCCGGGGGGGATATCTCCATTAGCGATTGGGGTCGTTACGGAGAATAATAAAAAGAGCTGGCATCCGTATAATCGGTGTCAGCTTTTTTGATGTATGCGGAAAATCACATATGTAGCATTGGGTCTCCATTGGCCGTGCCATATTCCCTGGCGAGAATCGAATAGATCACAGAGTCATGAAAGGAACCTTTGTAGAACCAGTGCTCGCGCAATAGCCCTTCTCGCTGCATGCCAATCTTCTTCATGACGTTCTCCGAAGCTGTGTTGTGCGGACGACATTTGGCGTAAATCCGGTGAATGCCCAGTTCGTTGAAGCCAAAGCCTAGTAGAGCACTGGTTGCTTCGGCGGCATAACCTTTTCCTTGATAGGCGGGGTTAAGGACGTAACCGATCTCTGCATTGGTTTTCTCCATCACGTGAATACCTACTCCGCCGAGGAGTCTTCCATCACTTTTCAAACATATCGCCAGTTCATAGCCTTCTCGTGGTTGTGTCTGCTGCATGTCCAACACAAACTGCACGTATGCTCGTGTATCTTCTTCGGTATTCGGCCCCCACGCTGTATGCTGTGTAACTTCCGGTATGGAAGTATAGGCATGAATCCTCTCCCAATCGGTCTCCCGAATCTCCCGGATGATCAGTCTGTCAGTCTCCAGTTGCATCGTTGTTCACTCCTTCACGTTTTGAATAACTTTACTGTTCATTGTACAACAAAAAAAGCCCATAACAGATTCAACGAATGAATCGGTCATGAGCCATAATGTAGATCTATGATGTATGTGAATGCTATTGTGGTTGTTTACATTGAACTGCGGGATAAGTATAAGCCAGCTTACGGATAATTTCCTTTTGCCATCTCGTATCACCCAGGTTGGTTGCCAGGTTCAGAAGATCCAAATAATCGTCAAGCTGCAGATCAGCCTTTTGCAGAGTTGTATTCATTCGATGTTCGTTCCCCTTTATCTATAAAATCGTAAAATCATATGCAGTAGAAAGTTACAAAGAGACAAGTTCAATAATGATAATCATTATCACGTTTATATATTCATTATGCAATGAACGCTGGTAAAATGCAATCCCAAGTCCGCAACGAATTCAACTTTTTTCTGAAAATAGGCTCATTAAAATGGAATTCTAATGATCATCAGTATGGGCCAATAGACTCAACTTCTAAACTTTTTCATAAACTTTACAAAAAGAAAGAGGAATTCAGCATATGAACCATTAAATTAAAGGAGGATAACCCATTATCAGGTAATTTGGAGGAGGAGAAAGGGAATATGAAGAAGGCGTTATGGCAGCACTGGATCGGGGCATTCCTGGTCTTTATCATGATGGCAACCGCACTGCTGGGGCCGGGTTCGCAAAGTCCGGTACAAGCTGCAGCACCACTTACGGTATCTCAGGCCATCGCTGCCCAGAGCGGTGGAGGAACAGCAACGGTTGAAGGAATCATTGTTGGACATGCTACCGGGTCACTTACCGCGAAGTTTACATCTCCGTATGCCAATGATTTTAATGTTCTGATTGCAGATTCAGCGTCAGAGCGAACCAACGCCAGATTATTGGATGTACAGATTTCCTCATCTTTCCGTTCGCAATATGGATTGGCGTCCAATCCCAGTCTTGTAGGCAAAAAGATTATCGTAACCGGAACCCTCGGTGCCTACAACAGCTATGCAGGAGTCAAAAACCCAACGTCCATCACACTTTCCTCCGGAACAACCAATCCTGATCCAGAACCGAACCCGGGTACAACACTACCGGACGGTACCGGCAAGAAAGTATTATTTGATAATACCCACGCCCAGACAGCAGGTGCTGCCGACTGGATTATTGACGGGGCATTTTCGGATTTTGCCAATGGTTTGCGAAACGCAGGCTTTGCCGTGGATCAGCTGGAACGCAGCATCCCCTATACATTTGGTGAGCAAGCCATCACCTATAATAAATTGAAAGATTACCACGTCTTTGTCATCGGCGAAGCCAACGTGCCGTTCAAAGCGACTGAGCAGGCTGCGCTGGTGCAGTACGTGCAGAACGGAGGAAGTATCTTCTTCATCTCCGACCACTATAATGCAGACCGCAACAAAAACCGCTGGGATTCTTCCGAAGTATTTAACGGCTATCGCCGCGGTGCCTTCCTGAATCCGGCCAAAGGCATGTCCTCAGCTGAAGCCGA
Proteins encoded in this region:
- a CDS encoding glycoside hydrolase family 88 protein, translating into MNTSTSVKWLEEAWQQGAAKTIRNAKRIKDTFPHIAPQGTYDRNDPEWWTAGFWPGLLWLVYGDAPESEAAASLHRIAESCERQLEGCLRDPESVDHDLGFIWLLSGVANYRQTGSMDGRRRGMLAANLLAARFHVRGEFIRAWNFSSSAMDTRGVAIIDSMMNLPLLYWASEQSGDPRFRWLAEAHADTVAREFIRADGSICHVVEFDPHTGQKLREHGGQGHAPGSAWARGTAWALHGFALSFRYTGEARYLETAERAADFFLAMLGEEIVPVWDFRAPAEHQVAWDSSAAAIAASGLLELAKLSPRGETYAAAGERIVRGLHEHYSSGDSAAEEGLIMQGTVHYPEGRGLNVPIIYGDYFYMEALAKLRGHAGLF
- a CDS encoding class I SAM-dependent methyltransferase — protein: MHQPFDYIGYWEETYRSGETSGRGSYGVLAEFKAEVVNGLIQREGIHRVIEFGCGDGNQLQYMNYEDYLGVDVAASSVKRCASQFAKDSSKSFMLYTPGLWINRGFLQADLTVCLDVLYHITDETDFRNTLYDILHSSTAWVVLYTRLKENGNPGIDTIQDRNLFEYLFDYPDFKVHEIIPQRYPDQSSADFVILRRTPSK
- a CDS encoding Ig-like domain-containing protein, coding for MMLKPRLTKYMVMMLVLMLSISNVGLAAAADKELSKIVVSKNEMSLEVGDSSSVTVTGVYSDNTSTNVTISSSWSTSDTSIATVYNGAITAKKEGTATITAAYQGQTQTVQVKVTKKVKALSKNVQSLDLRTGDTKDIVLTATYSDNTTSEKASETAEWSTSDEKVATVVNGKVTGQSAGTAVITAKVGSQSVTVDVNVEVVKRVDVDKQQVNLLLNKSESVKVTATYPDGTTKDVTDLAEWTSSNEKVADVLKGEITGYSAGSAKITAKYGTKSVSVDVDVDLTSKLSVEKQSIFFRLSETSKTANVVVTASYPNSSDVNVTDQATWTSSNEKVATVFKGQITAISAGSTTIKATYSGKTVEVAVDVDTARYLDIKDVNDKLAMSVTGDNKSKTLVANAEYIDASTENVTSKATWTSSNADVVYVSNGDLIAYKSGTATITVAYGGKTVKFTVNVDVADKYEMDKKKASVAVGGTTSAKVLALYGETSKDVSEDATWSSSSDKIAEVDSNGVITGVATGKATITAKIEGKTLTLPVEVGMASGLEADVNFVVLSAKETQTILLTGTDEDGNTLDVTSEATWKSSNARVADVKKGVITGNSSGKANITAEYGSKKVTIQVEVDVISRIEASEPAISLKSGDTADLTVTAILSDGSERDVSDKAEWKTNSYKVAQVTKGKVKATGSGKAKITAKYGSKSVTIAVEVDTLKYLQTDKVTLTMKPGEKVTVAATATYADGSEANVSKPALWKSSRIATASVKDGIIQANGKGKATITVTFAGVKTKVTVVVEAK
- a CDS encoding chromate transporter; the encoded protein is MLQTWWELFWGFFVANILGYGGGPASIPLMQEEIVNHYQWMTTEQFGDVLAIGNALPGPIATKIAAFVGYHVAGWFGAFIASFATIVPSATALIILLRLLNKHRTSPKVKGMTLLVQPVIAVLMILLTWEFGQLSTDSIGIWQTLIIAGISLWVMTKTKLHPAILIVIAFAYGALVLSHTM
- a CDS encoding chromate transporter codes for the protein MGWKDYKGLVIGMVRTGILGYGGGPSVIPLIRYEAVTRYKWVSDEEFGEILAIANALPGPIATKMAAYLGYKTKGVLGAIVSVLAHILPTSIAIIALLGSMYALRESKVVAGMVAAVRPVIFVMLGMMAYEFAMKAWKGLGKVFAALFGVIAFVLLQLLDIHPGIVIAVFLGYGVFHLDLVQRFKSKGESDKGVS
- a CDS encoding Lrp/AsnC family transcriptional regulator; the protein is MSEKRSSKGGEIPQMYNLDEMDRKIIAALHHNSRISYTDLGTQIGLSRVAVQARINALSEKGIIERFTVVINPGKVGLQVSAFFNVDVEPPFLDEVAEKLDEEPAVTSLYHMTGPSTLHMHGIFADMEEMEQFLLEKLYKMPGIVKVESQLLLKRYKSRMGMRL
- a CDS encoding PAS domain-containing protein, yielding MSSARKNRLSGLADQPVRLLLNEIDNHITDDEFRSRLKGSLHQLSDLKFALDESSIVALTDRKGKIQYVNDKFCEISQYEREELIGKDHRIINSGYHGKNFMKNLWDTISSGKVWNGEIRNRARDGSYYWVNTTIVPFLDNDGEPYQYLAVRSEVTKLKSVEGELQKMMSQVMNIQEEERRRISRELHDGIGQSLFSLVIQMDRLLADQPQPGVEALRKQVTGIMEDVRGMAWELRPSVLDDLGVVPAIRTYIENYTRHYGIEVDLECNLRKRLEMNREIAIYRIIQEALTNVAKYADVAEARVTIEDAEDMTMVIIEDQGAGFSEATAGNGVGLFSMEERARGAGGTLRVSSEPGEGTTVTLLLPKTAQG
- a CDS encoding response regulator transcription factor, with amino-acid sequence MIQLLVVDDHVVVRSGLIALLEGKNDIHIVGDAADGDEAIAKAQELKPDVVLMDFSMPPGKDGLTATAELKKLMPDVSILILTMHDDEEYLFRAIHAGASGYILKSAPHEELLAAIRSVAEGSAYLYPSATKRLMSEYLDKAKQENAGPYDTLSEREKEILSWIAKGYANKEIAEHLIISVKTVESHKSNLMEKLGLRTRPELVKFAMKKGLLNFE
- a CDS encoding GAF domain-containing protein, with translation MHDELPSGIQEMIDGLRLNTFSDFCGLACLNGTMLRWKYTSGASNERVKRMEMRPGQDLVGTALRTGRTARSGAQSTGEHTPGRCPLMLAERLVSAIAVPVFQEGSVPGAVLLVGSRLPCTFSPDMIRQTEQIALHLRPKVFG
- a CDS encoding Crp/Fnr family transcriptional regulator gives rise to the protein MGTVFVERTTQRAEQKQTEAGKMTRETGGILSFVTSEQWGLIEAKMQPKRVKSGYSLFLEGDEAGYLYYIRSGRVKMTKSTEDGKEIILSIQQSGDLIGEFGGIGGMNHSYSAEMAEKGELAIISLSDLESILSKHGDLALKFLQWMALSQRITQSRFRDLLLYGKAGALASTLIRASNSYGRVTPDGIVLDMKLNHTDLAEMIGATRESVTRMLGAWKEQGTLDMMDGKLMIRDLAALRCMCGCPTFPSCPVELCRL